The following nucleotide sequence is from Synergistes jonesii.
AAGGCCAAGTCGATGGCGCTGCGCACGCATTCGCAGACCTCAGGCTGGAGCCTCACAGCGCAGGACCCCTTCAACAACGTCGCGCGCACCTGCATCGAAGCTATGGCCGCGGCGCTGGGGCATACGCAGTCGCTGCACACCAACGCACTCGACGAAGCGATAGCCCTGCCCACCGACTTCTCGGCGCGCATAGCGCGCAACACCCAGCTCTACATACAGGACGAAACGAGCGTCTGCAAGGTCATCGACCCGTGGGGCGGCTCCTACTACGTCGAAGCGCTGACCGACGAGCTGATACGCCGCGCCTGGGCGCATATACAGGAAGTCGAATCGCTCGGCGGAATGTCGAAGGCCATCGAGACCGGACTGCCGAAGATGCGCATCGAGGAGGCGGCGGCGCGCAGACAAGCGAGGATCGACTCAGGAAGCGAAAAGATAATCGGCGTCAACGCGCTGCAGCTCGAGCAGGAAGACCCGATCGACATACTCGAGGTAGACAACAGCGCGGTGCGCGAGGCTCAGATAGCCCGGCTCGCGAAGCTGCGCGCGAACAGGAAGCAGGAAGACGTCGACAGGTGGCTGGACGCGATAACGAAATCCGTCGAAACGGGCGAAGGCAACCTGCTCGAGCTCGCGGTCGAGGCGGCGCGCGCAAGGGCGAGCCTCGGAGAGATCTCCTACGCGATAGAAAAGGTGACGGGAAGGCATAAAGCGGTGATACGTTCCATATCTGGCGTTTATAGCAGCGAATTCGCGGAGGACGAAGTAATAGAAGAAGTCCGCAGGATGACGGATGAGTTCGAGGAACGCGAAGGGCGCCGTCCGCGCATCATGGTAGCGAAGATGGGACAGGACGGACACGACAGAGGAGCTAAGGTCGTAGCTACGGCTTACGCGGACATGGGCTTCGACGTGGACATCGGTCCGCTCTTCCAGACCCCTGAGGAAACGGCTCAGGACGCCGTGGACAACGATGTGCACATCGTCGGCATGAGCTCGCTCGCCGCCGGGCACAAAACGCTTCTGCCACAGCTCGTCGAGGAACTTAAAAAGCGCGGTAGAGGCGACATCATGGTCGTGGCCGGCGGCGTAATACCGGCTCAGGACTATCAGTTCCTCTACGACCACGGAGCCTCCGCGATATTCGGCCCCGGGACGGTGATCCCCGTCGCCGCGAAAGAGATGCTGACGATACTGAACAAGCGTCTCGCGACGAGAGTCAGCGCTTAAAAATGGGGACAGAATCCCTCAGCGCGGCTAAGCGGACGGGGCGCCTCGAATGGCAGCCGGAGGACGCGGGTTCCGAATACGCCTGCTCCGTGATGCCGGGAGTGCCGCTTTCGCCGGACTGCAACGTACAGGCGCAGCGCGGCGGTCAGGCGCTCCCTTTGCGGAGCGCGCTCACTGCGGAGGATTACGCGAACGGGATAATCGCCGGAGACCGCGTCACGCTTTCGCGCGCGATCACGGTAATCGAGAGCAACGCGCCGAAGCACTTTGAATTGGGACAGGAAATCATCCAGAGGATACTGCCCTACAGCGGCGGGGCGATGCGCGTAGGGGTGACGGGCGTACCGGGCGCAGGGAAAAGCACTTTCATTGAAGCGTTCGGGACGTATCTGACGAAAAACGGGCACAAAGT
It contains:
- the scpA gene encoding methylmalonyl-CoA mutase; this translates as MPFVNPDLTKLKLNMEPRHRLSFEEWKRSVEEETGKPFESLMHRTMEQIDVEPLYTEADYEGMSHLSYMAGLPPFLRGPYPTMYVTRPWTVRQYAGFSTAEESNAFYRRNLAAGQKGLSIAFDLATHRGYDSDHPRVVGDVGKAGVAVDSILDMEILFSGIPLGQMSVSMTMNGAVLPVLAFYIVAAEEQGVDKSILSGTIQNDILKEFMVRNTYIYPPAPSMRIIGDIFAYTSRNMPKFNSISISGYHMQEAGATADIELGYTLADGLEYIRTGQAAGLGVDDFAPRLSFFWAIGKNYFMEVAKMRAGRMLWAKIVKQFGPKKAKSMALRTHSQTSGWSLTAQDPFNNVARTCIEAMAAALGHTQSLHTNALDEAIALPTDFSARIARNTQLYIQDETSVCKVIDPWGGSYYVEALTDELIRRAWAHIQEVESLGGMSKAIETGLPKMRIEEAAARRQARIDSGSEKIIGVNALQLEQEDPIDILEVDNSAVREAQIARLAKLRANRKQEDVDRWLDAITKSVETGEGNLLELAVEAARARASLGEISYAIEKVTGRHKAVIRSISGVYSSEFAEDEVIEEVRRMTDEFEEREGRRPRIMVAKMGQDGHDRGAKVVATAYADMGFDVDIGPLFQTPEETAQDAVDNDVHIVGMSSLAAGHKTLLPQLVEELKKRGRGDIMVVAGGVIPAQDYQFLYDHGASAIFGPGTVIPVAAKEMLTILNKRLATRVSA